A single window of Deltaproteobacteria bacterium DNA harbors:
- a CDS encoding MoxR family ATPase has translation MDIQEITRKVEKESLMVRQVMGGIEKVIVGQRHLIERMMIGLLCDGHLLLEGLPGLAKTTAVKTLAASIRTTFQRIQFTPDLLPADILGTQFYRPDTCTFEIKQGPIFHNIILADEINRAPAKVQSALLEAMQERQITIGETTFPLAHPFLVLATQNPIEQEGTYPLPEAQIDRFMLKIKVDYPSAEEEKEIMARVYAGLDEEMEGVVAVEQLRSAQEIMNQIHMEERIVDYIVRLTAATRRPEEFGLDIGPMISYGASPRASIWLGMAARAHAFLSGRGYVTPQDVKSMAPDVFRHRIILSYEAEAEEKQADDLIKILLERIEVP, from the coding sequence ATGGATATACAGGAAATCACACGCAAGGTCGAAAAAGAGAGTCTGATGGTCAGGCAGGTGATGGGCGGGATCGAAAAGGTGATCGTGGGCCAGAGGCACCTCATCGAAAGGATGATGATCGGGTTATTGTGCGACGGTCATCTCCTGTTGGAAGGCCTTCCGGGACTGGCCAAGACCACGGCCGTCAAGACCCTGGCGGCCTCCATACGTACCACATTTCAGAGGATCCAGTTCACCCCCGACCTCCTCCCCGCAGATATACTAGGAACACAGTTCTACCGGCCGGATACCTGCACCTTCGAGATCAAGCAGGGGCCCATCTTTCACAACATCATCCTGGCGGATGAAATCAACCGTGCCCCGGCAAAGGTCCAGAGCGCACTTCTGGAAGCCATGCAGGAGAGGCAAATCACCATCGGCGAGACCACCTTTCCGCTGGCGCATCCCTTTCTGGTACTGGCCACTCAGAATCCCATTGAACAGGAAGGGACCTATCCCCTTCCGGAGGCCCAGATCGACCGCTTCATGCTCAAGATCAAGGTGGATTATCCGTCAGCCGAGGAAGAAAAGGAGATCATGGCGCGGGTCTATGCCGGATTGGATGAGGAGATGGAAGGCGTGGTGGCGGTGGAACAACTACGGTCGGCCCAGGAGATCATGAACCAGATCCACATGGAGGAGCGCATTGTGGATTACATCGTGCGACTGACCGCGGCCACCCGCCGGCCGGAGGAGTTCGGCCTTGATATCGGGCCCATGATCAGCTACGGGGCCTCCCCCAGGGCATCCATCTGGCTCGGCATGGCCGCCCGCGCCCATGCCTTTCTGAGCGGTCGAGGCTATGTGACGCCCCAGGATGTCAAGTCGATGGCGCCGGATGTCTTTCGGCACCGGATCATTCTCAGCTATGAGGCAGAGGCTGAAGAAAAGCAGGCAGACGACCTGATAAAGATCCTGTTGGAACGAATAGAGGTCCCCTGA